A segment of the Acidimicrobiia bacterium genome:
CGGCACCGTCGTCGCCGGCGGCGACATCGATGACGGCGCGCCGGGAGCGGCGACCGGGACCTTCGGCGCACATGCGAACGCTGCCGTTGCCAAGGCGATCGCGACCGCGCCGCGCCGCCGGGACCGGCGGGTGAGCCGACCTGCTGCCTGCGGTATCGCGGTTCTCCTCCTCGACTGATGCGCGTGAACCGGTGACCGTACTCGACTCGCCGCGGCAGGCCGGTGGCCTGCCCGGCGGATCGTCCGTCCTCGCCGACCCTCAGGACCGTTTATCTTGGAATCGCCCGGCACGGAGGAACGCCATGCGCTTCAGAACCAAGCAGATCCACGCAGGCGTCGAGCCCGATCCAACGACCGGCGCCATTCTGACGCCGATCCACCAGTCCACCACATTCGTGCAGCCTTCGGTCGACCAGTACCTCGCCACGGGATACTCGTACTCGCGTTCCGGCAACCCCACCGTGCGCGCCCTCGAGGAGAAGCTCACCGCCCTCGAAGAGGCCGCCGACACCGCAGCATTCGCCACAGGCATGGCAGCGACGAACGCCGTCTTCATGGCGATGCTCAACTCCGGTGACCACGTGGTCGTTTCGGACGTCGTATACGGAGGGACGTACCGGCTGGCGACCCAGGTGTACACCCGCTTCGGCGTGGAGTTCTCGTTCGTCGACACCTCGGACCCGGAGAACGTCGCGGCAGCCGTGTCCGGTTCGACCAGGCTCATCTTCACGGAGACACCGGCCAACCCGACTCTCAAGCTCACGGACATCAGAGCCGTGTCGGAGGTCGCCGCCGAGAACGGGATCCCGCACTGCGTCGACAACACGTTCCTGACGCCGTACTACCAGCGCCCGATCGAGCTCGGCGCAGACCTGGTCGTCCACTCGACGACGAAGTACATCGACGGGCACAACGCCACCGTCGGAGGCGCCGTCGTATCGAACACGCCGGAGCTCGCCGAGCGGATCAAGTTCGTGCAGAACACCTCCGGGACCACGATGTCTCCGCAGGTCGCCTGGCTCACGATGCAGGGCGCCAAGACGCTCTCGGAGCGCATGGACAGGCAGTCGGCGAACGCCCTCGAGATCGCCGGCTACCTCGAGTCGCACCCCAAAGTCGTCCGCGTCGCCTACCCGGGCCTCGAGTCGTTCCCGCAGCACGATCTTGCCAAGCGGCAAGCGTCAGGGTTCGGCGCCATGGCCTGGTTCGAGGTCGTGGGCGGCCTCGAAGCCGGTAAGCGTGTGATGGACGCCGTCAGGCTGTGGGCGCTCGCCGAGAACCTGGGATCCGTCGAATCGCTGATCACCCACCCGGTCACGATGACCCACGCCTCGATCTCGCCCGAGGACCGCCGGCGGGTGGGCATCACGGACGGCCTCATCCGGCTCTCGGTCGGGCTCGAGGATGTCGAAGACCTCATCGAGGACTTGGCTGCCGCCCTCGACGCCGCCTGAGGCCCATCACGGCACGGTCAGAGACGCCGTTGCGAAGATGACGTGGAAGGGCGCGCAGTAGATCACGACGCTCCCCGCCTGGGACACGTCGAAGTCGGCCGGGATCTCGTAGTTCTGGTCACCCTTGTTCCCCTTGAGGCCTCCCAGGTCGAGGTAGCCCGTCGCCATCACGTCGTCGGTACTGGTGGGCTCGGCGACGGAGGTGAGGATCACGTGCAGGTCGGGCCCGTTCGTCACGTCGAGACCCTCGAACCGAAGGACGCGTGATCCGTCCTCGAGCTCGTAGATCGTCGCCGACCCTGAGCCGCTATGGCCGGGCTCGCCGTCGACGAACGTCCCGGCGCGCAGCGCGATCGACCCAGCCGGTGACGTCGTCGTGGCCGGCGCCTCGGTCGACGACGTCGTCTCGCCCGGTTGCTCGTCAGCCGCCGAGGTCGAGGTGGAGCCGGCCGTCGAGGTCGAGGTGGTCGGCGTCCCGTCGGTTGCCTGCCCGACGAGAGGGGCGGCCTGCGGGAACTCCTCGATCACGGTCTTGTCGATGAAGAGCGGAGATCCCAGGTACCAGGCGACCGCCAGGACGGGTATCGCCAGGATCAGCGCGGTGATGACGAACCACCGCCGCTTGTAGATGGGCCTGTTCAAAGCGGTCTCCCTCGTCGTTCGGGGTGGCAACGTAGAGCATCTCATGCGCCATTTCCCAGGTGGGGTGAACGTTTCGTGAACACGGGCCGGCAATCCCGGGGCGCCAATCCATTTAGCCTGCTTTCGATGGACATTCGGGAGAGCATCGTCGAGGCGATCGGGTGGACCCCGATCGTGAGGCTCGGAAGGCTCCACCCGCCGGGCAATCTCGTCGCCAAGATCGAGTGGATGAACCCCGGCGGGTCTGTCAAGGACAGGATCGGCATGCCGATGATCGAGCGCGCCGAGCGAGAGGGCCGGCTCGGCCCTGGGGGCACGATCGTCGAACCGACGAGTGGCAACACCGGCGTCGGGCTCGCCATGGCCGCCGCTATCAAGGGGTACCGGCTCATCGCAGTGATGGGCGACAAGCAGTCGCAGGAGAAGCAGGACCTGCTGCGCGCCTACGGTGCCGAGGTCGTGGTCTGCCCGACGGACGTCCCTCCCGAGGACCCGGACAGCTACTACGCCGTCGCCGAGCGCCTCAGTCGGGAGATCCCGGGGGCATATCGGCCAGATCAGTACTCCAACCCGGCGAACCCGATGGCGCACGCAGAGACGACCGGCCCGGAGATCTGGGCACAGACGGACGGGCGGGTGGGCGCCGTCGTCGTCGGCGTAGGGACGGGCGGGACGATCTCCGGCGCCGGGAGATACCTCAAGTCTCGGAAGCCCGACGTTCTCGTCGTCGGCGTCGACCCGGAAGGCTCGATCTACACGGCGGACGGCGACGTCGCCGGTTACCTCATCGAGGGGGTCGGTGAAGACTTCTGGCCGGAGACGTTCGACAGGTCGATCGTCGACCGCTGGGAGACGGTGGCGGATCGGGAGGCGTTCGCGACGGCGAGGCGCCTCGCTCGAGTCGAGGGGATGCTCGTCGGCGGCTCCTGTGGGATGGCGGTTGCAGGAGCCCTCAGGGTGGCCCGCGATCTGCCTGAGGAGCTCGTCGTCGTCCTACTCCCCGACTCGGGCCGCAACTACATCAGCCGCATCTTCAACGACGAGTGGATCCGAGATCACGGCATGGATGGCGACGTGGGATGATGGCTCGATGACCACCGACCTGAGCATCCTGGCCCGTGCATGCTGGGCCCTCGACGCTCGCCGATGGCTGCTCACCGCGGCCCAGGTGGCTGCTGCCTTGCTGTTCGTGCTCGGCTGCCTCCTCTTCTACCGGCCGCACTTCTACGTGCACGGCGTCTCGCTGTTCCTCGGAGGAAGCCTGCTGATCCTGACGGCAGCACTCGGAGAGGCGTTGCTGCGCCACGGCCCCTCGCGCTAGCCCGATCATCGCCGGAAAGGTCCTCACCCCAGGAGGATCACCACCGCGAAGCCGAGCACGATGAGGTTGCCTGCCACGATTGCCGTCCTCTGTGCCGGCGGGGGGAGGCGTTGCCCGGCGAAGGCGCCGACGCCGGCGATGAACGTCTGCCACGACAACGACGCGGCGCCTGCACCCGCCACGAACAGGGCGCCCTCGACGGCGGTCATGGAGGTGGCAACACCGAGACCGACGATGAAGGCCGCGAAGTAGATCACCGTCTGCGGGTTGATCAGCGTCAGCCCGACGAACTTCCGGTACGTTGCGAGCGGCCGATCGGCGTCGGCTGCGTGGGGCAGCGTGCTCGGGAACGCCACCCTGCCACGGCGCAGGCCGAGGATGGCGATGCCGACCAGCACGAAGGCGCTCACGAAGCGGAGTGGGTCCTCGAAAGACTCGATCGCCGACGCCAACCCGACTCCGCCGGCGACGGCGGCCCCCGAATACAGGAAGTCGGCGGTGGCGGCGCCCGCCCCCGCAGCCATGGCCGGGCGGAACCCGCCGCGGATGCCCGTCTCGATGATGAGCACCGCGATGGCGCCCACCGGGATGGCGATTCCGAACCCGGCGCCGATGCCGATGAGCAGTGCGTCCATGGGCGGAATCTAGAGAGGCCCGAAACCGCCCCGTGGCGGCCCAGGAGCAGCCACAGCCTGCTCACCCCCACCCCTTGGTGGGGCCCCACCCTGGGTGGGGTGGGCGTCCGTTTGCGCTATCATCGCCGGGTGAAATCGGAGCACAAGCGCGACGCGTTGAACCGCCTCAAGACCGTGCGGGGGCACGTCGAGGCCGTCATCCGGATGGTGGAAGCCGAGGAGTACTGCCCCGACATCATGAAGCAGGTGTCGGCCGTGCAGGGATCGCTCGAGAAGGTGAACCGCCTCCTCCTGCAGAACCATGTGGAGACGTGCGTGCTCGAGGCGGTCGCGGAGGGTCGCTCCGAGCAGATCGTCGACGAGTTGATGGCGACGCTCCGGTTCACGCCAGCCATAACAGGTCCGGAGGAGGGACTATGACGACGTTGACACTGAGCGTCCCCGACATCTCGTGCGGTCACTGCAAGACCGCCATCGAGGGGGCGGTCTCCGAGGTTGCGGGAGTGGAGCAGGTCGAGGTGACGATCGAGTCGAAGACGGTCGACGTCGTGCTCGATCCGGCGACTCCACGCCACGCGATCGTGACCGCCATCGAATCGCAGGGTTACGAGGTGGCGCCCTCGTAGGCGAAACCATGTCCCAAGCCACCACCGAGCGAACGATCGCCTTCGACGTCGAAGGTATGACGTGCGCCAGCTGTGCCATCAGGATCGAGCGCGTACTCGGAAGACAAGAAGGCGTGGCGAGCGCCGTCGTCAACTTCGCAGGGCAGGAAGCCCGGGCGACCGTGTCTCCGACCGTGAGCGTCGCCGTTCTGCAGGATGCGGTCGAGAAGATCGGCTACAAGGTCACGCCGATGGAGCCCGGCCATGAACGGTCGACGCCCGTGGAGCGCTACGCCGCCGAGGAGCGGGCGCAGCTGCGCAACGTTGCCCTCTCGGCACTGTTCGCCCTGCCTCTCATGGCGATCTCGATGCTCGGGCCGGAGACCACGGGGGCGAGGCTCGTCCAAGCCGCCCTTGCCGTGCCCGTGGTGTTCGTCTTCGGATCGCAGTTCCACCGCGGCGCCTGGCGACGCCTCGTCAACCGGGGCGCCAACATGGACACGCTCATCTCCCTCGGATCCTTGGCGGCTTTCACATACTCGGTGTGGGCACTCTTGTC
Coding sequences within it:
- a CDS encoding PLP-dependent aspartate aminotransferase family protein, whose translation is MRFRTKQIHAGVEPDPTTGAILTPIHQSTTFVQPSVDQYLATGYSYSRSGNPTVRALEEKLTALEEAADTAAFATGMAATNAVFMAMLNSGDHVVVSDVVYGGTYRLATQVYTRFGVEFSFVDTSDPENVAAAVSGSTRLIFTETPANPTLKLTDIRAVSEVAAENGIPHCVDNTFLTPYYQRPIELGADLVVHSTTKYIDGHNATVGGAVVSNTPELAERIKFVQNTSGTTMSPQVAWLTMQGAKTLSERMDRQSANALEIAGYLESHPKVVRVAYPGLESFPQHDLAKRQASGFGAMAWFEVVGGLEAGKRVMDAVRLWALAENLGSVESLITHPVTMTHASISPEDRRRVGITDGLIRLSVGLEDVEDLIEDLAAALDAA
- a CDS encoding DM13 domain-containing protein; its protein translation is MNRPIYKRRWFVITALILAIPVLAVAWYLGSPLFIDKTVIEEFPQAAPLVGQATDGTPTTSTSTAGSTSTSAADEQPGETTSSTEAPATTTSPAGSIALRAGTFVDGEPGHSGSGSATIYELEDGSRVLRFEGLDVTNGPDLHVILTSVAEPTSTDDVMATGYLDLGGLKGNKGDQNYEIPADFDVSQAGSVVIYCAPFHVIFATASLTVP
- a CDS encoding YrhK family protein → MTTDLSILARACWALDARRWLLTAAQVAAALLFVLGCLLFYRPHFYVHGVSLFLGGSLLILTAALGEALLRHGPSR
- a CDS encoding LysE family transporter, producing the protein MDALLIGIGAGFGIAIPVGAIAVLIIETGIRGGFRPAMAAGAGAATADFLYSGAAVAGGVGLASAIESFEDPLRFVSAFVLVGIAILGLRRGRVAFPSTLPHAADADRPLATYRKFVGLTLINPQTVIYFAAFIVGLGVATSMTAVEGALFVAGAGAASLSWQTFIAGVGAFAGQRLPPPAQRTAIVAGNLIVLGFAVVILLG
- a CDS encoding metal-sensitive transcriptional regulator; protein product: MKSEHKRDALNRLKTVRGHVEAVIRMVEAEEYCPDIMKQVSAVQGSLEKVNRLLLQNHVETCVLEAVAEGRSEQIVDELMATLRFTPAITGPEEGL
- a CDS encoding cation transporter, whose amino-acid sequence is MTTLTLSVPDISCGHCKTAIEGAVSEVAGVEQVEVTIESKTVDVVLDPATPRHAIVTAIESQGYEVAPS